GCCCGGTCGAGGTCCGCCACGGCCACACGAGCGCCCTCGCGGGCGAACAGCACGGCGATGCTCTTGCCGATGCCGCTGCCGGCGCCCGTGACCAGCGCGTCTTTTCCGTCCAGGCGCCCCATAGCTCAAGCCATGTCGTGGGGGCTTATCTTATAGGAAAGGAAAACTCTCGCGGTAAAGCTTCGGTACTTTGAGACCAAGCTCGAGGATCTGGCGTTCGCAGTCGCGGCGGAATAATTCGCGGCGCTCTTCGTTGCTTCGATATTTGAATCCGAGACGAATATAGAGGTCCGTGTTCTCGGTGCGGGGCGGACCGAACATATTCAAGGCGACGCGCCACCACTTATTGAGCGCGCGCTGCACCGCGTCGGCGCCGTACTTCTCGACCTGGCTCTTCACAAAGTTATTGCCGAAGTCCACGTGGCCGAGTTCTTCGTCCAGGACGGCGCGGCAGAACTTCGCCCATGGCGCGTAGCTGCTCTGGGTGAAGTCTTCGACCAAGAGAAAGGCGCCACGATCGATCAAAAAGGTCATCATCAGGATATCGAGCCAACTATAGCGGGGGATCATGAGATGCACGATGTTGTAGAACCATTGGCGGGATTCGTAATTGCGCGCGTCCGAATGGCTGACGCCGAGCCCCTGGAGCAGTTTCACGGTGCCGTACCAGTGTTCCGTCTCCTCGCGGGCAATGTCGGCCAAGTGCACCTTCTCGTCGGGCCCAGGCGCCTTTCGCACCCACTTCGAATAGGTATGCGACGCAAACAGCTCGGCCTTTGCCTGGTCTGCGAGCAGCTTGAGCAAAGTGGCGCGGTACTCCGGCGTCATCTCGCTTTCTTTGTGGATGCTGCCCGGCTCATATTCGCGCTTCACCATGGAATGCTCGCTCCGGTTAAAATTAGAAGGACTATAGAGCAGGAATTTGGTTTTTGTCAAATCGACTCGTATTGACTTGGCCCGCGGCAAAGCGATAATTGGATTCGTCGCACGCGAACCGGGGAACTCTTTCTACGTCCAACCAGCGAGGAGGAACCATGCCGAGAGGCCATCATGATATTGGAGGCACGACGCGCGACGCGGGTCCGATCAACCGCGCCGAGCACCAGCTCGAGGATTGGGAAATCGTCGCGGACGCGGTCAACCAGGCTCTGGGCGCAAGGGGGATCAAGCGCACCGACGAGCTCCGGCGCGCGCGCGAACAGATGGACTCGGAGCTTTACCGGTCGCTCAGCTACTACGAGCGCTGGATCGCCAGCATGGAGAGCATTCTGATCGAGAAAAAAATCCTCACGCATGAGGAGATCGACCGGAAGGTCGCCGAGATCGAGAAAAAGTGGGGCGAGCCGTGAGTGAGTCTTCCGGCCGATTCAAGCCCGGCGACCGCGTGCGCGTGCGCGCGGAGGACCGGCCCGGTCACATCCGCACGCCGTTTTACATTCGCGGCAAGACCGGCTGGGTCGAACGGGCGCACGGCGAGTTTCGCAACCCCGAGTCGCTCGCGTTCGGCGGAGACGGACTGCCGAAGAGGCCGCTCTACCTGGTCGGATTTCATCAGCGGGAAGTTTGGGAGAAGTACGCCGCGACCAAGGACAAACTTTTCATCGACATCTACGAGCATTGGCTCGATCCGGCCTGAAAGGAAGAACAACGATGAGCGTCGATCCATCGGCAAAGCAGACGGACGAGGAGCACGGCCATCCGCACCCGAGGCACGAGCTGAGCTATCACGCGAAGCGCATCTACGCGATTCGCGAGCTGCTCCTGGAAAAGAACGTGATCACGCGGGAAGACATTCAAACGCAGATCGATTATCAGGAGGCGCGCTCGCCGGCGAACGGCGCGAAGCTGGTGGCGCGCGCCTGGACGGACCCGAAGTTCAAGGCCAGGCTCATCGCCGATCCGAAAGCCGCCTGCGCCGAGATGGGCATCGACGCGACGAGCCTGAACGAGTTCGTGGTGCTAGAGAACACGGAGAAAGTCCGCCACATGGTGGTGTGCACGCTGTGCTCCTGCTATCCGCGCCCGATTTTGGGCCGGCCGCCGGATTGGTACAAGAGCTTCAACTACCGGGCCCGCGCGGTGAACGATCCGCGCGGCGTGATGCGGGAGTTTGGTCTCGAGCCCGGGCCGGACGTCGAAGTGAGAGTGCATGACAGCACGGCCGACATCCGCTATCTGGTGTTACCGCTGCGCCCGGCTGGAACCGAGACATTGAGCGAGCAGGATCTCGCCAAGCTCGTCACCCGGGACAGCATGATCGGAGTCGTGGATGCGCTGCCCGCGGTCCCAGGGTCCAAAAAAACCTCTTAGCGAGCACGCGAAGCGTACCGCCCATTTCCTTCCGACAAATCACCGCGCTTGCCCTGCAAACCCACTACGGTTAAAATGGCCGGGTGAACGCGATTCGCGCCTCGCTGGTTCCCTTTCTTATCGTCTCCAGCGCTTTTCATTTGCTGCTGGCCTTGAGTTGGTACGCTCGCTACGACGCGCAGCCGGCGATCGAGAATATTCCGGTCAAGATTCTTCCTCCGCCGCCGGAAGAAAAGCCGGCGCCGCAAGCTTCCCGAGAGGCGCCTGCGCGGTCTCGGCGACCGCCGGCGCAAATCGCGAAGAAATCTGTGCCCGTCGCCCCGGCGCCGCAAGAACCGGACAAGACTCCCTCGAAGTTGGATGAGAAAGATAGAATTCCCGAGCAGCCGCTTCCGCCGAAGCCGCGCCGGCTCGAGAATGAAACGATCGTCCAGCGGCCTCTGCCGACTCTAAAGGACCTACTGCCTCCGGTGTACAGCGCCTATTCCGAAGCGGGCCGGAGCGCGCGCGGCGCCATCCCGCTCAACAGCCAGGACCCTCGATATGTTTCGTATCTGACCAGCGTGAAACAGGCGATCGAGATAGTATGGATCTACCCGGAAATTGCAAAGCGCTATAGGCTACGTGGAAAAGTGCTGATAGAGTTTGCGATTCTCGCCAACGGCCAACTGGAAGGGATTCAGATGCTTCGCTCGTCGGGGTCTTCAGTGCTGGACGAGGAAGCGATACGGGCCCTTCGCGCTGCAGCGCCTTTTCGCGCCCTGCCCGCGCAGATCGGAACACGGTTGCCAATCAGCGCCAGCTTCGAGTACGTCGACGATCGGTTAAAATACAGCTTCGCTCCTTGAACCCGAAGCGACAGCCCTACAAGCGACTTCCCCGCCCCGCCTCAGTTCGGCCGCACCCCTTTGTACTTTTTAAGAACCTTGATGAACGCCTGGACCAGAGGAGATTTCTGCCGGCTCTTGTGCACCGCGATGTAACTGCTGCGCTTCAGCTTCAAGTCCGGAACCTTGAGAATCTTCAACCGTCCGGCCTGCACGTCGGACGACACGTGGCATTTGGTGATGAACGAAATGCCGAGACCCCCGGCGACGGCGTTTCTCACCGCGTCCCGGGAGCCGATGCGCGGACTGAGCTCCATGTGCGGCGTGAACGGGATCCCGAGCTTGGCGAACCGCTCTTCGAGCAGCTCGCGAACCAGGCTGCCGCCTTTTTCGTCGGTGATGATCGGCTCCCGCGCGATGCGCATCAGCGGAACGGAGGCTTTCTTCGTCAACGGATGATTGGGCGGCGCAATCGCGACGATATCTTCCTGGTAACAAATCTCGCCGATGATAAGCGGCGACTTGGGAGCGCGTCCCAGAATCGCCACGTCGAGCTCGCCGTCCAGCAACGATTTCTCCAGACTCGAGCTGGCGTCGATTCTCAAGCCGGTCTCCACCCAGGAGAATTCCCGCTTGAACTGGTCCGCGACGAAGGGAAAAAAAGACGCCACGGCGGGCGAGGCACCGACGAATATTTTCCCCTTCTTGAGGCCCTTGAGCTCGTCCATCTTCTCCTTGAGCCCTTCGGCCTTGGCGAGAATCGCTTCCGCGTCCTCCATGAGCAAGTCTCCCGCGGCGGTGAGATTGATCTTGTGGCCCAACTTCTCGAAGAGTCGGACCTGAAGATCCTGCTCCAGGTCTTTGATGACGAGCGAGACCGAAGGCTGGCGGACGCCGAGGCGCTCGGCCGCCTGGGTAAAGCTCTTGATCTTGGCAACCGTGGTAAAAACTTTCAATTGATGTAGCGTCATACGGATCAGTGACTCCTTTCAAAAAAAATAGTTATTGTGAGGAGGCTATAACATCGGCCAAACTCAAAGTCAAACCTCAATAATCTCTATGAAGATGTCAAATCAATTTCTATGGGTTTCCCACCGGAGGACGGGTCTTCGCGCCGCGCGGGCCTCGTCCAGGCGTCCGACGGGCGTCGTGTGGGGGGCGCTTTTGACCAGCGCGGGATTTCCTTTGGCCTCGTCGGCGATGGCGAGCATCGCTTCGACAAACGAGTCCAGGGTTTCGCGTGTCTCGGTCTCCGTGGGCTCGATCATCAAGGCGCCGGAAACGACCAGAGGGAAGTAGATGGTTGGAGGATGAAAGCCGTAATCGAGCAGCCGCTTGGCGATATCGAGCGTGCTGACGCCCTGCTTCTGCTGCAACCTGTCGGTAAAGACGCATTCATGCATGCACGGCTCGGTCGAAGCCAACTGGAAGGCGCTTTCCAGCTTCTTCCTCACGTAGTTCGCGTTGAGCAGCGCCATCCGGCTGACCTCTTCAAGACCGTCCGAGCCGAGAGAAACCATATAAGTATACGCGCGCGCGAGGATGCCGAAGTTGCCGAAGAAAGAGCGGACCCGTCCGACGCTCTTGGGGAAATCCGAACGCAATTCGTACGCGCCGTCTTTTTTCTCGATCCGCGGGATCGGGAGATAGTCGCCGAGGAACGCTTTGACTCCGACGG
Above is a genomic segment from Candidatus Binatia bacterium containing:
- a CDS encoding Phenylacetic acid catabolic protein — translated: MVKREYEPGSIHKESEMTPEYRATLLKLLADQAKAELFASHTYSKWVRKAPGPDEKVHLADIAREETEHWYGTVKLLQGLGVSHSDARNYESRQWFYNIVHLMIPRYSWLDILMMTFLIDRGAFLLVEDFTQSSYAPWAKFCRAVLDEELGHVDFGNNFVKSQVEKYGADAVQRALNKWWRVALNMFGPPRTENTDLYIRLGFKYRSNEERRELFRRDCERQILELGLKVPKLYRESFPFL
- a CDS encoding LysR family transcriptional regulator, yielding MTLHQLKVFTTVAKIKSFTQAAERLGVRQPSVSLVIKDLEQDLQVRLFEKLGHKINLTAAGDLLMEDAEAILAKAEGLKEKMDELKGLKKGKIFVGASPAVASFFPFVADQFKREFSWVETGLRIDASSSLEKSLLDGELDVAILGRAPKSPLIIGEICYQEDIVAIAPPNHPLTKKASVPLMRIAREPIITDEKGGSLVRELLEERFAKLGIPFTPHMELSPRIGSRDAVRNAVAGGLGISFITKCHVSSDVQAGRLKILKVPDLKLKRSSYIAVHKSRQKSPLVQAFIKVLKKYKGVRPN
- the nthA gene encoding nitrile hydratase subunit alpha, which encodes MSVDPSAKQTDEEHGHPHPRHELSYHAKRIYAIRELLLEKNVITREDIQTQIDYQEARSPANGAKLVARAWTDPKFKARLIADPKAACAEMGIDATSLNEFVVLENTEKVRHMVVCTLCSCYPRPILGRPPDWYKSFNYRARAVNDPRGVMREFGLEPGPDVEVRVHDSTADIRYLVLPLRPAGTETLSEQDLAKLVTRDSMIGVVDALPAVPGSKKTS
- a CDS encoding SH3-like domain-containing protein, translating into MSESSGRFKPGDRVRVRAEDRPGHIRTPFYIRGKTGWVERAHGEFRNPESLAFGGDGLPKRPLYLVGFHQREVWEKYAATKDKLFIDIYEHWLDPA
- a CDS encoding energy transducer TonB is translated as MNAIRASLVPFLIVSSAFHLLLALSWYARYDAQPAIENIPVKILPPPPEEKPAPQASREAPARSRRPPAQIAKKSVPVAPAPQEPDKTPSKLDEKDRIPEQPLPPKPRRLENETIVQRPLPTLKDLLPPVYSAYSEAGRSARGAIPLNSQDPRYVSYLTSVKQAIEIVWIYPEIAKRYRLRGKVLIEFAILANGQLEGIQMLRSSGSSVLDEEAIRALRAAAPFRALPAQIGTRLPISASFEYVDDRLKYSFAP
- a CDS encoding nitrile hydratase — translated: MPRGHHDIGGTTRDAGPINRAEHQLEDWEIVADAVNQALGARGIKRTDELRRAREQMDSELYRSLSYYERWIASMESILIEKKILTHEEIDRKVAEIEKKWGEP